A genomic window from Punica granatum isolate Tunisia-2019 chromosome 2, ASM765513v2, whole genome shotgun sequence includes:
- the LOC116197897 gene encoding trihelix transcription factor PTL, giving the protein MDGHHQHHPYGMADFRQLMTGAPPPPELFPSHHRGPQPMEIMMAAAAGHQMKVHGRGSAAKLHEFPTDNSPAAAAFEGGDFGSARWPRQETLTLLEIRSRLDSRFREANQKGPLWDEVSRIMSEEHGYQRTGKKCREKFENLYKYYKKTKEGKAGRQDGKHYRFFRQLEALYGDHTSSNASMTACSVPEAQGLVNSLGSYHPSIISPQLVNASGNNHETASHQSQKASDSLSLPGSSDFDTSSSNDDNTTSATDLMVENISEGRNTRAKKRRGGRSWKVKIKDFIDSRIRKLMEKQEAWVEKMMRALEEKEQERLLREEEWRTQEIARIDKEHKFWAKERAWIEARDAAIMEALHNLTSRSSSSDNNMMSIDNHHIPVCMENGKGTAAHTDRLGDQGMIDGFLKRSKEYYDKKHKENISRCGSNNYFHGDNDSLYNQGGVAYCEISEQGPETARVHHQLNDGTSPSNLNAGNPVQDSCFRFLMGDGGSLWENYGMKLTKGEN; this is encoded by the exons ATGGATGGCCACCACCAGCACCATCCCTACGGCATGGCCGATTTCCGGCAGCTCATGACCGGCGCCCCGCCTCCTCCGGAGCTGTTCCCCAGCCACCACAGGGGCCCGCAGCCCATGGAGATAATGATGGCAGCAGCGGCAGGACACCAGATGAAAGTTCACGGTCGTGGCAGCGCCGCTAAGCTCCATGAGTTCCCGACCGACAATTCTCCTGCTGCCGCAGCTTTCGAAGGCGGGGACTTCGGGAGCGCGAGGTGGCCAAGGCAGGAGACACTTACGCTACTCGAGATCCGATCCCGACTCGATTCTAGGTTTAGGGAGGCTAATCAGAAGGGACCCCTTTGGGATGAAGTTTCCAG GATAATGTCTGAGGAGCATGGGTACCAAAGAACCGGAAAGAAATGCCGAGAGAAGTTCGAGAACTTGTACAAGTACTACAAGAAGACCAAGGAAGGAAAGGCCGGCAGGCAGGATGGAAAGCACTACCGCTTCTTCCGGCAGCTCGAGGCGCTTTATGGCGATCATACGAGTAGTAATGCATCGATGACTGCCTGCTCAGTGCCAGAAGCTCAGGGTCTGGTCAATTCGCTCGGTTCGTATCATCCCTCGATCATCAGTCCGCAGTTAGTCAATGCTAGTGGCAATAACCACGAGACAGCCTCTCATCAGTCTCAGAAAGCATCCGACAGCCTTAGCCTGCCTGGTTCCTCCGACTTTGACACTTCTTCGTCCAATGATGACAATACTACTAGCGCTACAGATCTGATGGTTGAGAATATTTCGGAAGGTCGGAACACGAGGgcgaagaagagaagaggcgGGAGGAGTTGGAAGGTGAAGATAAAGGATTTCATCGACTCGAGGATAAGGAAGCTGATGGAGAAACAAGAGGCATGGGTGGAGAAGATGATGAGAGCTCTAGAGGAGAAAGAGCAAGAGAGGTTGCTGAGAGAGGAGGAGTGGAGGACACAAGAGATTGCTAGGATTGACAAAGAGCACAAGTTTTGGGCCAAAGAGAGGGCTTGGATTGAAGCTAGGGATGCTGCTATAATGGAGGCACTCCATAACTTAACATCGAGATCGTCGTCATCGGATAATAACATGATGTCCATTGACAATCATCACATTCCGGTTTGCATGGAGAACGGAAAGGGGACTGCAGCCCACACTGATAGATTAGGAGACCAAGGGATGATTGACGGTTTTCTAAAAAGAAGTAAGGAATACTATGACAAGAAGCATAAGGAGAACATTTCGAGGTGTGGTAGCAACAATTACTTTCACGGCGATAATGACTCTCTGTACAACCAGGGAGGAGTCGCGTACTGTGAGATCAGCGAGCAAGGGCCCGAGACAGCAAGAGTCCATCATCAGTTGAATGATGGCACATCCCCCTCGAATTTGAATGCCGGGAACCCTGTGCAGGATAGCTGTTTTCGATTTCTGATGGGTGATGGAGGGAGCTTGTGGGAAAACTACGGCATGAAGCTTACCAAGGGAGAGAACTAG
- the LOC116195977 gene encoding serine/threonine-protein kinase CTR1-like isoform X2 — protein MEMSGKRSNYTLLSQFPDDQYAGSGAPLSCSEPLSNEGKAQRGKLERGFDWDSSGGGGDHRASSRIGTPYAPIALQRESSGSSFGESSPSGEYYAPTLSTAAGNEIDTTFGYGHDDVYRIGGGEMRLKSAEAAGGSSSGKSWAQQTEESYQLQLALALRLSSEATCADDPNFLDPVPDESALRSSSCSSSSEAMSHRFWEFAESESLTNVNSKSFSPSINELVMVDRRTDPSLKDFLHRVLSISSSCITTNEIVDQLSKLVCNLMGGLASSGEDNLVSMWRECRDDLKECMGSVVMPIGSLSVGLCNHRALLFKVLADTIDLPCRIAKGCKYCTRNDASSCLVRFGLDREYLIDLVGKPGHLCEPNSLLNGPSSISISSPLRFPRLKSSEPIIDFRSLAKQYFSDSQTLDIVFDDSSAGPVYSKPVDVRYTERSSILNNNVKIAESSAQEADSQFFKSSEPSQNIMHSANVIGDPRHQKHIISTGHRDARPVIGSTDPGLDASGDSRFGEGSIQMKKELCLDIEDLKIPWNDLVLKERIGAGSFGTVHRADWHGSDVAVKILMEQDFHAERVKEFLREVAIMKRLRHPNIVLFMGAVTEPPNLSIVTEYLSRGSLYKLLHKSGPREMLDERRRLSMAYDVAKGMNYLHKRNPPIVHRDLKSPNLLVDKKYTVKVCDFGLSRLKARTFLSSKSAAGTPEWMAPEVLRDEPSNEKADIYSFGVILWEIATLQQPWSNLNPAQVVAAVGFKDRRLEIPRDLNPQVASLIEACWEREPWKRPSFSIIMEALRPLIKPPVPQRSRADMPLIT, from the exons ATGGAAATGTCAGGTAAGCGATCCAACTACACTCTGCTGAGCCAGTTCCCCGACGACCAGTACGCCGGCAGCGGAGCTCCGTTATCGTGCTCCGAGCCCCTGTCCAACGAGGGCAAAGCCCAAAGGGGGAAGCTGGAGAGAGGCTTCGACTGGGACTCCAGCGGCGGAGGCGGCGATCACAGGGCGTCAAGCCGGATCGGGACCCCGTACGCTCCGATCGCCCTGCAGAGGGAATCCAGCGGGAGCAGCTTCGGGGAGAGCTCCCCCTCCGGGGAGTACTACGCCCCGACCCTGTCCACGGCTGCAGGGAACGAGATTGATACCACGTTTGGATACGGACACGACGATGTGTACAGGATCGGCGGCGGCGAGATGAGGCTGAAGTCGGCGGAGGCCGCCGGGGGATCGTCGTCCGGGAAGAGCTGGGCGCAGCAGACGGAGGAGAGTTATCAGCTGCAGCTGGCGTTAGCTCTGAGGCTCTCTTCCGAAGCTACTTGCGCGGATGATCCGAACTTTCTGGATCCTGTCCCTGACGAGTCCGCCTTGAGGTCGTCTTCCTGTTCCAGCTCCTCTGAGGCTATGTCTCATCGATTCTGG GAAttcgcggagtccgaaagtcTAACTAATGTGAACTCAAAGAGTTTTTCTCCTTCAATTAATGAAT TGGTTATGGTCGACCGGCGCACTGACCCAAGCTTGAAAGATTTCCTGCATAGAGTCCTCAGCATTTCGTCTAGCTGCATTACTACAAATGAGATTGTGGATCAACTTTCTAAGCTTGTTTGCAATCTCATGGG TGGTTTGGCCTCTAGCGGAGAAGACAACTTAGTTTCCATGTGGAGGGAGTGCCGTGATGATCTAAAAGAATGCATGGGATCTGTTGTCATGCCAATAGGTAGCTTATCAGTTGGTCTCTGCAATCATCGTGCTTTACTATTCAAA GTTCTTGCTGACACGATTGACTTACCTTGTCGAATTGCTAAGGGCTGTAAATATTGTACAAGAAATGATGCTTCCTCTTGCCTTGTCCGTTTTGGACTTGATAG GGAGTACCTCATTGATTTGGTTGGGAAGCCAGGTCATTTATGTGAGCCTAATTCCTTGCTCAATGGTCCATCGTCCATCTCGATATCTTCACCGTTACGCTTTCCACGACTCAAATCTAGTGAACCTATAATTGATTTCAGGTCACTGGCCAAACAATATTTCTCGGATTCTCAGACACTTGATATTGTTTTTGATGACTCATCGGCAG GCCCAGTGTACTCTAAGCCAGTTGATGTGAGGTACACTGAAAGGAGCAGCATCTTGAACAACAATGTAAAGATTGCTGAGTCAAGTGCTCAGGAAGCTGATTCccaatttttcaaatcatcCGAGCCTTCCCAGAATATTATGCATTCAGCAAATGTTATTGGAGATCCACGACACCAAAAGCATATTATCTCCACTGGGCATAGAGACGCCCGACCAGTAATAGGCTCAACCGATCCTGGGCTGGATGCTTCTGGAGATTCAAGATTTGGTGAGGGAAGTATTCAGATGAAGAAAGAGCTTTGCCTTGACATAGAGGATCTGAAAATTCCATGGAATGATCTCGTTCTAAAAGAGAGGATTGGGGCAG GTTCTTTTGGAACTGTTCATCGAGCTGATTGGCATGGCTCG GATGTCGCGGTCAAGATTCTTATGGAGCAAGATTTTCATGCAGAGCGTGTTAAAGAGTTCCTGAGGGAG GTTGCGATAATGAAAAGATTGCGGCATCCAAACATAGTTCTTTTTATGGGTGCTGTTACAGAACCCCCTAATCTGTCCATAGTCACAGAGTATCTATCAAG GGGAAGCTTGTATAAACTATTGCATAAATCTGGTCCGAGAGAAATGCTGGACGAGAGGCGTAGATTGAGCATGGCTTATGATGTG GCAAAAGGAATGAATTATCTTCATAAGCGCAATCCTCCCATTGTTCATCGAGACTTAAAATCTCCAAATCTTTTGGTTGATAAAAAATACACAGTCAAG GTCTGTGACTTTGGCCTTTCGCGTTTAAAGGCGAGGACATTTCTCTCATCGAAGTCAGCTGCAGGGACT CCTGAGTGGATGGCACCAGAAGTTCTTCGTGATGAGCCATCAAATGAAAAGGCGGACATCTATAGCTTCGGTGTGATACTGTGGGAGATTGCGACATTGCAACAACCATGGAGTAATTTAAATCCGGCCCAG GTTGTAGCAGCTGTTGGATTCAAAGATAGAAGGCTTGAGATTCCACGCGATTTAAACCCTCAAGTGGCTTCTCTGATTGAAGCTTGCTGGGAGAG AGAACCGTGGAAGCGTCCATCTTTTTCTATTATCATGGAAGCTTTGAGACCATTGATCAAACCTCCAGTACCTCAACGAAGCCGTGCAGACATGCCGTTAATCACCTGA
- the LOC116195977 gene encoding serine/threonine-protein kinase CTR1-like isoform X1, translated as MEMSGKRSNYTLLSQFPDDQYAGSGAPLSCSEPLSNEGKAQRGKLERGFDWDSSGGGGDHRASSRIGTPYAPIALQRESSGSSFGESSPSGEYYAPTLSTAAGNEIDTTFGYGHDDVYRIGGGEMRLKSAEAAGGSSSGKSWAQQTEESYQLQLALALRLSSEATCADDPNFLDPVPDESALRSSSCSSSSEAMSHRFWVNGCLSYSDRLPDGFYLISGMDPYVWAICSDSHENGRIPSIELLKSIDPSSDSSIEVVMVDRRTDPSLKDFLHRVLSISSSCITTNEIVDQLSKLVCNLMGGLASSGEDNLVSMWRECRDDLKECMGSVVMPIGSLSVGLCNHRALLFKVLADTIDLPCRIAKGCKYCTRNDASSCLVRFGLDREYLIDLVGKPGHLCEPNSLLNGPSSISISSPLRFPRLKSSEPIIDFRSLAKQYFSDSQTLDIVFDDSSAGPVYSKPVDVRYTERSSILNNNVKIAESSAQEADSQFFKSSEPSQNIMHSANVIGDPRHQKHIISTGHRDARPVIGSTDPGLDASGDSRFGEGSIQMKKELCLDIEDLKIPWNDLVLKERIGAGSFGTVHRADWHGSDVAVKILMEQDFHAERVKEFLREVAIMKRLRHPNIVLFMGAVTEPPNLSIVTEYLSRGSLYKLLHKSGPREMLDERRRLSMAYDVAKGMNYLHKRNPPIVHRDLKSPNLLVDKKYTVKVCDFGLSRLKARTFLSSKSAAGTPEWMAPEVLRDEPSNEKADIYSFGVILWEIATLQQPWSNLNPAQVVAAVGFKDRRLEIPRDLNPQVASLIEACWEREPWKRPSFSIIMEALRPLIKPPVPQRSRADMPLIT; from the exons ATGGAAATGTCAGGTAAGCGATCCAACTACACTCTGCTGAGCCAGTTCCCCGACGACCAGTACGCCGGCAGCGGAGCTCCGTTATCGTGCTCCGAGCCCCTGTCCAACGAGGGCAAAGCCCAAAGGGGGAAGCTGGAGAGAGGCTTCGACTGGGACTCCAGCGGCGGAGGCGGCGATCACAGGGCGTCAAGCCGGATCGGGACCCCGTACGCTCCGATCGCCCTGCAGAGGGAATCCAGCGGGAGCAGCTTCGGGGAGAGCTCCCCCTCCGGGGAGTACTACGCCCCGACCCTGTCCACGGCTGCAGGGAACGAGATTGATACCACGTTTGGATACGGACACGACGATGTGTACAGGATCGGCGGCGGCGAGATGAGGCTGAAGTCGGCGGAGGCCGCCGGGGGATCGTCGTCCGGGAAGAGCTGGGCGCAGCAGACGGAGGAGAGTTATCAGCTGCAGCTGGCGTTAGCTCTGAGGCTCTCTTCCGAAGCTACTTGCGCGGATGATCCGAACTTTCTGGATCCTGTCCCTGACGAGTCCGCCTTGAGGTCGTCTTCCTGTTCCAGCTCCTCTGAGGCTATGTCTCATCGATTCTGG GTAAATGGCTGCCTGTCATATTCTGATAGACTTCCTGATGGGTTTTACCTAATCAGTGGCATGGATCCTTATGTTTGGGCAATTTGTAGTGATTCTCATGAGAATGGCCGCATTCCATCAATTGAACTACTGAAGTCTATTGATCCTTCCTCTGATTCTTCAATTGAAGTGGTTATGGTCGACCGGCGCACTGACCCAAGCTTGAAAGATTTCCTGCATAGAGTCCTCAGCATTTCGTCTAGCTGCATTACTACAAATGAGATTGTGGATCAACTTTCTAAGCTTGTTTGCAATCTCATGGG TGGTTTGGCCTCTAGCGGAGAAGACAACTTAGTTTCCATGTGGAGGGAGTGCCGTGATGATCTAAAAGAATGCATGGGATCTGTTGTCATGCCAATAGGTAGCTTATCAGTTGGTCTCTGCAATCATCGTGCTTTACTATTCAAA GTTCTTGCTGACACGATTGACTTACCTTGTCGAATTGCTAAGGGCTGTAAATATTGTACAAGAAATGATGCTTCCTCTTGCCTTGTCCGTTTTGGACTTGATAG GGAGTACCTCATTGATTTGGTTGGGAAGCCAGGTCATTTATGTGAGCCTAATTCCTTGCTCAATGGTCCATCGTCCATCTCGATATCTTCACCGTTACGCTTTCCACGACTCAAATCTAGTGAACCTATAATTGATTTCAGGTCACTGGCCAAACAATATTTCTCGGATTCTCAGACACTTGATATTGTTTTTGATGACTCATCGGCAG GCCCAGTGTACTCTAAGCCAGTTGATGTGAGGTACACTGAAAGGAGCAGCATCTTGAACAACAATGTAAAGATTGCTGAGTCAAGTGCTCAGGAAGCTGATTCccaatttttcaaatcatcCGAGCCTTCCCAGAATATTATGCATTCAGCAAATGTTATTGGAGATCCACGACACCAAAAGCATATTATCTCCACTGGGCATAGAGACGCCCGACCAGTAATAGGCTCAACCGATCCTGGGCTGGATGCTTCTGGAGATTCAAGATTTGGTGAGGGAAGTATTCAGATGAAGAAAGAGCTTTGCCTTGACATAGAGGATCTGAAAATTCCATGGAATGATCTCGTTCTAAAAGAGAGGATTGGGGCAG GTTCTTTTGGAACTGTTCATCGAGCTGATTGGCATGGCTCG GATGTCGCGGTCAAGATTCTTATGGAGCAAGATTTTCATGCAGAGCGTGTTAAAGAGTTCCTGAGGGAG GTTGCGATAATGAAAAGATTGCGGCATCCAAACATAGTTCTTTTTATGGGTGCTGTTACAGAACCCCCTAATCTGTCCATAGTCACAGAGTATCTATCAAG GGGAAGCTTGTATAAACTATTGCATAAATCTGGTCCGAGAGAAATGCTGGACGAGAGGCGTAGATTGAGCATGGCTTATGATGTG GCAAAAGGAATGAATTATCTTCATAAGCGCAATCCTCCCATTGTTCATCGAGACTTAAAATCTCCAAATCTTTTGGTTGATAAAAAATACACAGTCAAG GTCTGTGACTTTGGCCTTTCGCGTTTAAAGGCGAGGACATTTCTCTCATCGAAGTCAGCTGCAGGGACT CCTGAGTGGATGGCACCAGAAGTTCTTCGTGATGAGCCATCAAATGAAAAGGCGGACATCTATAGCTTCGGTGTGATACTGTGGGAGATTGCGACATTGCAACAACCATGGAGTAATTTAAATCCGGCCCAG GTTGTAGCAGCTGTTGGATTCAAAGATAGAAGGCTTGAGATTCCACGCGATTTAAACCCTCAAGTGGCTTCTCTGATTGAAGCTTGCTGGGAGAG AGAACCGTGGAAGCGTCCATCTTTTTCTATTATCATGGAAGCTTTGAGACCATTGATCAAACCTCCAGTACCTCAACGAAGCCGTGCAGACATGCCGTTAATCACCTGA
- the LOC116196171 gene encoding fructose-bisphosphate aldolase 6, cytosolic has protein sequence MSCFKSKYEAELIANAAYIGTPGKGILAADESTGTIGKRLSSINVENVEENRRSLRELLFTTPGALECLSGVILFEETLYQKTHDGKPFVDVLKVGKVLPGIKVDKGTVELPGTNGETTTQGLDGLAERCQKYYAAGARFAKWRAVLKIGPNEPSQLAINDNANGLARYAVICQQNGLVPIVEPEILVDGPHNIDKCADVTERVLAACYKALNDHHVLLEGTLLKPNMVTPGSDSPKVAPEVIAEYTVRALQRTVPAAVPAVVFLSGGQSEEEATLNLNAMNKLKGKKPWSLSFSFGRALQQSTLKAWAGKKENVPKAQKALLTRCKANSQATLGTYKGDAQLGEGAAESLHVKDYKY, from the exons ATGTCGTGCTTCAAGAGCAAATACGAAG CTGAGCTCATTGCCAATGCTGCCTATATCGGCACCCCTGGGAAGGGTATTCTTGCCGCTGATGAGTCCACTGGTACCATTGGCAAGCGTTTGTCCAGCATCAATGTTGAAAATGTTGAGGAGAATAGGCGCAGCCTCCGCGAGCTTCTTTTCACCACTCCCGGTGCTCTTGAATGCCTCAGTGGAGTTATCCTCTTCGAGGAAACCCTCTACCAGAAGACACATGATG GCAAGCCTTTTGTTGATGTCCTGAAGGTTGGTAAGGTTCTCCCCGGTATCAAGGTCGACAAGGGCACCGTCGAGCTCCCCGGCACCAATGGTGAGACCACCACTCAGGGCCTCGATGGTCTCGCTGAGCGTTGCCAGAAGTACTACGCTGCAGGAGCCCGGTTCGCCAAGTGGCGTGCTGTGCTGAAGATCGGCCCCAATGAGCCATCCCAGCTGGCCATCAACGATAATGCCAATGGATTGGCCCGGTACGCCGTGATCTGCCAGCAGAATGGGCTGGTCCCCATTGTGGAGCCCGAGATCCTTGTTGATGGACCCCACAACATCGACAAGTGCGCGGATGTGACTGAGCGGGTCCTTGCCGCCTGCTACAAGGCCCTCAATGACCACCACGTCCTCCTTGAGGGTACCCTCTTGAAGCCCAACATGGTTACCCCAGGATCTGACTCCCCCAAGGTTGCGCCTGAGGTGATCGCTGAGTACACCGTCCGGGCCCTCCAGCGCACGGTCCCAGCTGCTGTTCCCGCCGTTGTGTTCCTCTCTGGTGGGCAGAGCGAGGAGGAGGCAACCCTCAACCTCAATGCCATGAACAAGCTCAAGGGCAAGAAGCCCTGGTCCCTGTCCTTTTCTTTCGGACGGGCCCTCCAGCAGAGCACTCTCAAGGCCTGGGCTGGAAAGAAGGAGAATGTGCCAAAGGCCCAGAAGGCGTTACTCACCCGGTGCAAGGCCAACTCTCAGGCCACCCTCGGTACCTACAAGGGTGATGCCCAGCTCGGGGAAGGTGCAGCGGAGAGCCTTCACGTGAAGGACTACAAGTACTGA